In a genomic window of Occallatibacter riparius:
- the sucB gene encoding 2-oxoglutarate dehydrogenase, E2 component, dihydrolipoamide succinyltransferase has product MPTDVVMPQMGESIFEGTITKWLKKPGDAVQKDEPLFEISTDKVDAEIPAPVSGVLSEIRAQEGETVEVNKVVAVIGGDAPAVRPTAPASPEAAVQHEAAELSGGGTDVVMPQMGESIFEGTITKWRKKAGEMVQKDEPLFEISTDKVDAEIAAPVSGVLREIRVAEGETVVVNTVVAVIGGTAAVAQPDGAPARAANAQLEARAEAAPSPAAMRGPAADATPEPELLSESVRSSPLVRRMAREHNLDLRRIRGTGTNGRITKEDVLAYLKDGAGTAPTAAKIPAAPATVTPAAVVAPGSERVAAPQEPLEGRLEPMSRMRSIIAQRMVESAQTIPHAYMMYKIDMTRVARVRERERAEFEKRHGVKLTYMPFIAAAVTEAIRKYPIVNAKIEGSSIRYHDHVQLGIAVALEWGLIVPVVREAERRGFPEMAATMADLAERARTKKLKPEEASGSTFTLTNFGVFGGDFGTPIINPGESAILAIGALRKEPVVLSDAEGNDTIAIRSMQQFCLGFDHRLIDGADAGRFMMAFRDALEKWSGEIG; this is encoded by the coding sequence ATGCCAACCGACGTCGTCATGCCCCAGATGGGGGAATCGATCTTTGAGGGCACCATTACGAAGTGGCTGAAGAAGCCGGGCGACGCGGTGCAGAAAGACGAGCCGCTTTTCGAGATTTCGACGGATAAGGTGGATGCGGAGATTCCTGCGCCGGTAAGCGGGGTGCTGAGCGAGATCAGAGCTCAAGAAGGCGAGACTGTCGAGGTCAACAAAGTGGTGGCGGTGATTGGCGGCGATGCACCTGCGGTGCGGCCAACTGCGCCTGCGTCGCCCGAGGCTGCTGTGCAGCACGAGGCGGCAGAGTTATCGGGGGGCGGAACAGATGTTGTGATGCCGCAGATGGGCGAGTCCATTTTTGAGGGCACCATTACGAAGTGGCGGAAGAAGGCCGGCGAAATGGTGCAGAAGGACGAACCGCTGTTCGAGATCTCAACCGACAAGGTGGATGCTGAGATTGCCGCGCCCGTCTCCGGGGTGCTGCGCGAGATTCGCGTGGCTGAGGGCGAGACGGTTGTGGTGAACACGGTGGTCGCGGTGATCGGCGGAACTGCTGCTGTAGCGCAGCCGGATGGGGCGCCTGCGCGGGCCGCGAATGCGCAGTTGGAAGCGCGGGCTGAGGCAGCGCCTTCTCCGGCGGCCATGCGTGGCCCGGCCGCGGATGCAACGCCGGAGCCCGAGTTGCTGAGTGAATCTGTGCGGTCGTCTCCGCTGGTGCGGCGGATGGCGCGCGAACACAATTTGGATTTGCGGCGCATTCGCGGTACGGGAACGAACGGACGCATCACGAAAGAAGATGTACTCGCGTATTTGAAGGACGGCGCTGGGACTGCGCCGACGGCGGCGAAGATTCCCGCTGCGCCCGCGACCGTTACGCCGGCTGCTGTGGTTGCGCCAGGCAGTGAGAGAGTGGCCGCACCGCAGGAGCCGCTTGAGGGCAGGCTCGAGCCGATGAGCCGGATGCGGTCGATCATTGCGCAGCGCATGGTGGAGAGCGCGCAGACCATTCCGCACGCGTACATGATGTACAAGATCGACATGACGCGCGTCGCGCGGGTGCGGGAACGCGAGCGCGCGGAATTTGAAAAACGGCACGGCGTGAAGCTTACGTACATGCCGTTCATCGCTGCGGCGGTGACTGAGGCGATCCGGAAGTATCCCATTGTGAATGCGAAGATCGAGGGCAGTTCGATTCGCTATCACGATCATGTGCAGCTTGGCATTGCGGTGGCTCTGGAATGGGGGCTGATTGTGCCGGTGGTGCGCGAGGCCGAGCGCAGAGGGTTTCCAGAGATGGCAGCGACAATGGCCGACCTGGCGGAGCGTGCGCGGACCAAGAAGCTGAAGCCGGAGGAGGCTTCGGGGTCGACGTTTACGCTGACGAACTTCGGCGTCTTCGGCGGGGACTTCGGGACGCCGATTATCAATCCTGGCGAGTCGGCGATTCTGGCGATTGGCGCGCTGCGGAAGGAGCCGGTGGTGCTGAGCGATGCGGAGGGCAACGATACGATTGCGATCCGCTCGATGCAGCAATTCTGCCTGGGCTTCGATCACCGGCTTATTGATGGGGCGGATGCGGGGCGGTTTATGATGGCGTTCCGCGATGCGCTGGAGAAGTGGTCGGGCGAGATCGGCTGA
- a CDS encoding alpha-E domain-containing protein, with product MLSRVADSLYWMSRYLERAENTLRQLDVTMNLMLDPGEASAETRWSRLVAALGNPAGLEWNGNLENMAREVVFNRANPASVISCVSAARENARQVRDEISTEQWQRLNRLFHHIQSPEAAEQFERDTSELLSLFVDGIHLFKGVTDTTMIHGQGWQFIRLGRYLERVYATATLLEVFQAHLGTAPEGESTGYFYLEQVGLLRCCTAFEAYCQVHTADIATEKILSFLLLNRHFPHAIRYSVESLSQSIQAIGASGSRRSPDELLVSVGRLSAMLNYTTISEVLRGGAASFLRSIRQQSMQIHDLIYHHYVHYSIQSALLA from the coding sequence ATGCTGAGCCGCGTAGCCGACAGCCTTTACTGGATGAGCCGTTATCTCGAACGCGCAGAGAACACGCTGCGCCAGCTCGACGTAACAATGAACCTCATGCTCGATCCTGGCGAAGCGAGTGCGGAGACGCGGTGGTCGCGTCTCGTAGCGGCACTCGGGAACCCCGCTGGCCTCGAGTGGAACGGCAACCTTGAGAACATGGCCCGCGAGGTCGTGTTCAATCGAGCCAATCCCGCATCCGTGATCTCCTGCGTGAGCGCCGCCCGCGAAAACGCGCGCCAGGTTCGCGACGAAATCTCGACCGAACAATGGCAGAGGCTGAACCGGCTGTTTCATCACATTCAATCACCCGAAGCCGCGGAGCAGTTCGAGCGAGACACAAGCGAGTTACTCAGTCTCTTCGTCGACGGCATCCATCTCTTCAAGGGCGTGACCGACACCACGATGATCCATGGCCAAGGGTGGCAGTTCATCCGCCTCGGCCGCTATCTCGAACGGGTCTACGCCACAGCCACGCTGCTCGAAGTCTTTCAGGCTCATCTCGGCACAGCTCCGGAAGGCGAAAGCACCGGCTACTTCTATCTTGAGCAGGTCGGCCTCCTGCGCTGCTGCACCGCCTTCGAAGCCTACTGCCAGGTGCATACAGCCGACATCGCCACGGAGAAGATCCTCTCGTTCCTCTTGCTGAACCGGCACTTCCCCCACGCCATCCGCTACTCGGTCGAGAGCCTCTCCCAATCCATTCAGGCAATCGGGGCCAGCGGCAGCCGCCGTTCGCCTGACGAACTTCTTGTCTCAGTCGGCAGGCTCAGCGCGATGCTTAACTACACGACCATCTCTGAAGTCCTGCGCGGCGGCGCGGCATCTTTCCTGCGCTCCATCCGGCAGCAAAGCATGCAGATTCACGATCTCATCTACCATCACTACGTGCACTATTCGATCCAATCCGCACTTTTAGCATGA
- a CDS encoding transglutaminase family protein, whose product MTNFPGSGAGMNFFSIRHLTRYRYSDPISESIMETRLHPRSDAHQHCLSFTLSVSPRCRVFTYRDHLGNNVHHFDIPGDHSQLVIIAESVVEHQESPDVPDSLAPDAWEALDEIVRSGDYSEMLLPSTFAVETPALIGLAATLDVRRRDDPLTLVHEVNQRLFEHFEYVPRHTRVDSPIDEAIISRKGVCQDFAHTMIALLRHVGIPARYVSGYLYRGREDHDRSTPDASHAWVDAFLPNLGWVGFDPTNNLVASRRHIRTALGRDYADVPPTHGVFRGATQSELYVAVHVSASDSPPELDRNLPVPEDWSVLVEKAQMPPARPANLIALEQMQQQQ is encoded by the coding sequence ATGACGAACTTCCCCGGCAGCGGAGCAGGCATGAACTTCTTTTCCATACGGCACCTCACGCGCTATCGCTACTCCGATCCCATCAGCGAGAGCATCATGGAGACGCGCTTGCACCCGCGCTCCGATGCGCATCAGCACTGCCTCTCATTCACGCTGTCAGTCAGCCCCCGCTGTCGCGTATTCACCTATCGCGACCATCTCGGAAACAACGTGCACCACTTCGACATCCCGGGCGATCATTCGCAGCTCGTAATCATCGCCGAGTCGGTGGTGGAACACCAGGAATCTCCCGATGTTCCGGACTCTTTAGCGCCCGACGCATGGGAGGCCCTCGACGAAATCGTGCGCTCCGGAGACTACTCTGAGATGCTGCTGCCCAGCACGTTCGCCGTCGAAACGCCCGCTCTCATCGGGCTCGCAGCTACGCTCGATGTCCGCCGCAGAGACGACCCCCTGACGCTGGTGCATGAGGTCAACCAGAGACTCTTTGAGCACTTCGAGTACGTGCCGCGGCATACGCGGGTGGATTCTCCCATCGACGAGGCAATCATCAGCCGCAAGGGCGTATGCCAGGATTTCGCGCACACCATGATCGCGTTGTTGCGTCATGTCGGCATCCCCGCCAGATACGTGTCCGGCTACCTTTACCGCGGTCGCGAAGATCACGACCGCTCTACGCCGGATGCCTCTCATGCGTGGGTCGATGCATTTCTTCCCAACCTGGGCTGGGTTGGATTTGACCCAACCAACAACCTCGTGGCCTCGCGCCGGCACATCCGTACTGCACTCGGTCGCGATTATGCCGACGTGCCGCCCACCCACGGCGTCTTTCGCGGCGCCACCCAGAGCGAACTTTACGTCGCCGTGCACGTCTCAGCCTCAGATTCACCCCCGGAGCTGGATCGCAACCTGCCTGTGCCGGAAGATTGGTCGGTCCTGGTGGAGAAGGCCCAAATGCCGCCAGCACGCCCCGCCAACCTCATCGCCCTCGAACAAATGCAGCAGCAACAGTAG
- a CDS encoding glycosyltransferase, translating into MITILSALSLAAWLYLLLFRGYFWRSGPELQPAKPSGRSKVAVVVPARDEAASICESLTSLLTQEYPGNLSIILVDDNSTDGTGRIAASLGNDNRLTIVNGAPLAPGWSGKLWAVQQGLDQPQAQAANYVLLTDADIVHPRDHISTLVAKAETDRLDLVSEMVHLRCETVAERAFIPAFVFFFQMLYPFSWVANPRRRTAGAAGGTMLVSRAALARIGGASQIRNRLIDDCALAKQVKSTGGTIWLGHTSRTRSLRVYSNFADIWNMIARTAYEQLNYSPLVLAGCVLAMALVYSAPPLLLFARGLPGGLGLITWLLMAISFQPTLRRYRRSPLWGLALPAIGAFYLCATVASAVRHHTGRGGGWKNRVYPPASAE; encoded by the coding sequence ATGATCACGATCCTCTCCGCCCTCTCTCTCGCCGCCTGGCTCTACCTGCTCCTGTTCCGTGGATACTTCTGGCGATCGGGCCCCGAACTCCAGCCTGCAAAGCCCTCCGGAAGATCGAAGGTCGCAGTCGTCGTCCCCGCGCGCGATGAAGCCGCGAGCATTTGCGAGAGTCTCACTTCCCTCCTTACCCAGGAATATCCAGGAAATCTCTCCATCATCCTGGTAGACGACAACAGCACCGATGGAACCGGCCGCATCGCAGCTTCGTTAGGCAACGATAATCGCCTCACCATCGTCAACGGAGCACCGCTCGCACCCGGATGGAGCGGCAAACTCTGGGCCGTGCAGCAGGGCCTCGACCAGCCGCAGGCGCAGGCCGCGAATTATGTACTACTGACCGACGCCGACATCGTTCATCCTCGCGATCACATCTCAACCCTTGTAGCCAAAGCAGAAACGGACCGGCTCGACTTGGTTTCTGAAATGGTTCATCTCCGATGCGAAACCGTTGCGGAGCGCGCCTTTATTCCCGCATTCGTCTTCTTCTTCCAGATGCTCTACCCGTTCTCCTGGGTAGCCAATCCACGCCGCCGCACCGCCGGCGCTGCGGGAGGCACCATGCTCGTGAGCCGCGCCGCCCTTGCTCGCATCGGCGGCGCCTCCCAAATCCGCAATCGGCTCATCGACGATTGCGCTCTCGCGAAACAAGTTAAGTCGACCGGCGGCACCATCTGGCTCGGACACACCTCGCGCACTCGCTCGCTTCGGGTCTACTCCAACTTTGCAGATATCTGGAACATGATTGCCCGAACAGCATACGAGCAACTCAATTATTCGCCGCTCGTGCTCGCAGGCTGCGTGCTGGCCATGGCCCTGGTCTATTCCGCGCCGCCGCTGCTGCTGTTTGCCCGCGGTCTTCCTGGCGGACTCGGCCTGATCACCTGGCTCCTGATGGCGATCTCATTCCAGCCCACGCTCCGCCGCTATCGCCGCTCGCCCCTCTGGGGACTCGCCTTGCCCGCCATCGGCGCTTTCTATCTCTGCGCAACGGTCGCTTCCGCGGTCCGTCATCACACCGGCCGAGGCGGCGGCTGGAAGAACCGCGTCTACCCACCCGCCTCCGCCGAATGA
- a CDS encoding circularly permuted type 2 ATP-grasp protein yields the protein MCATTPSGIDNLLGDYTLDHAFDEMREPDGSVRSHYRALAEVLAQLPIEELRRRKQSADLSFLTQGITFTVYGRDEGTERIFPYDLLPRLITGQEWQHIERGLIQRITALNEFLRDIYSDAKILADKTIPGELVYSCRQYRRQMRGLQVPRNVYIAVVGSDLLRLSNGEFVVLEDNLRVPSGVSYMLTNRRVMKRTFPWLFHRYGVRPIEHYPQLLLATLRSLAPEGCVDPNIVLLTPGVFNSAYFEHTFLARQMGIELVEGRDLVTHDNVVYMRTTDGLKRVDVIYRRVDDDFTDPLVFRSDSILGCAGLLNAYRAGNVTITNAFGTGLADDKALYAYVPKIIRYYLGEDPILNNVETFLMTDDTERQHVLANLDKLVVKAVGESGGYGMLIGPHSTAEQRSEFARRIEANPRNYIAQPTLSFSRAPCMIGDRLEPRHVDLRPYILFGEKINVVPGGLTRVALEKGSLVVNSSQGGGSKDTWVLQ from the coding sequence ATGTGCGCCACAACCCCATCGGGAATTGACAATCTCCTCGGAGACTACACGCTCGACCACGCGTTCGATGAAATGCGCGAACCCGACGGCAGCGTGCGGTCCCACTATCGCGCGCTCGCTGAAGTGCTCGCGCAACTCCCCATCGAAGAATTGCGGCGGCGCAAACAATCCGCAGATTTGTCATTCCTGACTCAGGGCATAACCTTCACCGTCTATGGCCGCGACGAAGGGACCGAACGAATCTTCCCCTACGATCTGCTCCCGAGGCTCATTACCGGCCAGGAATGGCAACACATCGAGCGCGGACTCATACAGCGCATCACAGCGCTCAACGAGTTCCTGCGCGATATCTACTCCGACGCGAAAATCCTCGCGGATAAAACGATCCCAGGCGAACTGGTCTACAGTTGCAGGCAATACCGCCGCCAGATGCGTGGCCTCCAGGTCCCGCGGAATGTCTACATCGCCGTCGTCGGGTCCGACCTGCTGCGCCTTAGCAACGGCGAGTTCGTCGTACTGGAAGACAACCTGCGCGTCCCATCGGGCGTGAGTTACATGCTCACCAACCGCAGAGTAATGAAGCGGACGTTCCCGTGGCTGTTTCATCGTTACGGCGTCCGGCCCATTGAGCATTACCCGCAACTTCTTCTCGCCACGCTGCGCTCGCTCGCTCCGGAAGGGTGCGTAGACCCGAACATCGTCCTTCTCACGCCCGGCGTTTTCAATTCTGCCTACTTCGAACATACGTTTCTCGCGCGTCAGATGGGAATCGAGCTGGTCGAAGGCCGCGATCTTGTTACGCACGACAACGTCGTGTACATGCGCACCACCGATGGCCTGAAGCGCGTCGACGTCATCTACCGCCGCGTCGACGACGACTTCACCGACCCCCTCGTCTTTCGCTCCGACTCCATTCTCGGATGCGCCGGCCTGCTCAATGCGTACCGTGCAGGCAATGTCACCATCACCAACGCGTTCGGTACCGGGCTCGCCGACGACAAAGCGCTCTACGCGTATGTGCCCAAGATCATTCGCTACTACCTCGGCGAAGATCCCATCCTGAATAACGTAGAGACCTTCCTGATGACCGACGACACAGAGCGCCAACACGTTCTCGCCAATCTCGACAAACTCGTCGTAAAGGCAGTGGGCGAGAGTGGCGGCTACGGCATGCTCATCGGTCCGCATTCCACGGCAGAGCAGAGAAGCGAGTTCGCCCGCAGAATTGAAGCCAATCCGCGCAACTACATCGCCCAGCCCACGCTTTCGTTCTCGCGCGCTCCATGCATGATCGGTGATCGGCTGGAGCCGCGCCACGTCGATCTCCGCCCCTACATCCTCTTCGGAGAAAAGATCAATGTGGTGCCCGGTGGCCTGACTCGCGTCGCCTTGGAAAAAGGCTCTCTCGTCGTCAACTCATCACAAGGCGGCGGAAGCAAAGACACTTGGGTTCTGCAGTGA
- a CDS encoding cytochrome D1 domain-containing protein, which produces MNKSCGVALLLATFAPAAFSQQARLLVAQKGESSLGIIDPSAGKLIASVPEGGVTGHEVIASPDGRFAYVPIYGNSGVGKPGTDGTKLVVIDIASQKIAGTVDFGHGIRPHMPIFGPKDGLLYVTTELDQTVTQIDPKTLKIVGTIPTGQPESHMLALSHNGRRGYTANVGPGTVSVLDIAARKTLTVIPISKTTQRISITPDDKWVITADQIKPQLAVIDTAINKIAHWVPIDGIAYGTAPTLDGRYLIATIPLKNEVAIVDLKTMQVARNVPTPPDPQEVLMRPDHKVAYVSCVGSHQVAEIDLATWKVTRTIQDGNNSDGIAWAAVK; this is translated from the coding sequence ATGAACAAATCCTGCGGTGTCGCATTACTCCTCGCCACATTTGCCCCCGCCGCCTTCTCACAGCAGGCGCGCCTCCTCGTCGCGCAAAAAGGCGAGTCCAGCCTCGGCATCATCGATCCCTCCGCGGGAAAACTGATCGCATCCGTTCCTGAAGGCGGCGTCACCGGCCACGAGGTCATCGCCTCACCCGACGGCCGCTTCGCCTACGTGCCCATCTACGGCAACTCCGGAGTGGGCAAGCCCGGCACCGACGGAACAAAGCTCGTCGTCATCGACATTGCCTCGCAAAAAATCGCCGGCACCGTCGACTTCGGACATGGCATCCGCCCCCACATGCCGATCTTCGGCCCCAAGGACGGCCTGCTCTACGTCACCACCGAACTCGACCAGACCGTAACGCAAATCGATCCAAAGACGCTGAAGATCGTCGGCACCATCCCCACCGGCCAGCCCGAGAGCCACATGCTCGCGCTCTCCCACAATGGCCGCCGCGGCTACACCGCCAACGTCGGCCCCGGCACCGTCTCGGTCCTCGACATCGCCGCGCGCAAGACCCTCACCGTCATTCCCATCTCGAAGACCACGCAGCGCATCTCCATCACGCCCGACGACAAGTGGGTCATCACCGCCGACCAGATCAAGCCGCAACTCGCCGTCATCGACACCGCCATCAACAAGATCGCCCACTGGGTTCCGATTGACGGAATCGCCTACGGCACCGCGCCCACGCTCGACGGCCGCTATCTCATCGCGACGATCCCGTTGAAGAATGAAGTTGCCATCGTCGACCTGAAAACCATGCAGGTCGCGCGCAACGTGCCCACGCCACCCGATCCGCAGGAAGTTCTCATGCGCCCCGATCACAAAGTTGCTTATGTAAGCTGTGTAGGTTCGCACCAGGTCGCCGAAATCGACCTCGCAACCTGGAAGGTCACCCGCACCATCCAGGATGGCAACAACTCCGACGGCATCGCCTGGGCTGCGGTCAAATAG
- the lipB gene encoding lipoyl(octanoyl) transferase LipB: MAIQYLYLGRTGYDEALRLQEELVEMRRADRVGNVLLLLEHPPVLTLGRHANRANVLASDELLAARGVTLHQISRGGDVTYHGPGQLVGYPIFDLRSLERESGGRMGPVDFVRLMEEALIGVCGTYGVRAGRVAGLTGVWIGADEKHARKIGAIGIHVSRGITSHGFAFNVTTDLRDFQLINPCGITDKPVTSLEREATAELPGLDVVAQEAARQFGIVFRQEMVEVRSIEALRRNAESRSKQEFPAEDTPLQVPVEVERLRGDAERPVRA, translated from the coding sequence ATGGCAATTCAATATCTGTATCTCGGACGCACTGGTTATGACGAAGCACTGCGGCTGCAGGAAGAGCTAGTGGAAATGCGGCGCGCAGATCGCGTTGGCAATGTGCTCCTGCTGCTGGAGCATCCGCCGGTGCTCACGCTGGGACGGCATGCCAATCGCGCGAATGTGCTCGCATCGGATGAGTTGCTTGCGGCGCGCGGAGTGACTCTGCACCAGATCAGCCGCGGCGGTGACGTGACGTATCACGGGCCGGGGCAGCTTGTGGGCTATCCGATCTTTGATTTGCGCAGCCTGGAGCGCGAGAGCGGCGGACGCATGGGGCCTGTCGATTTTGTGAGGCTGATGGAAGAAGCGCTGATTGGAGTATGCGGCACGTACGGAGTGCGGGCGGGGCGGGTCGCGGGGCTGACGGGTGTGTGGATCGGCGCTGATGAGAAGCATGCGCGAAAGATTGGTGCGATCGGGATTCACGTCTCACGCGGCATCACGTCGCATGGGTTCGCATTCAATGTGACAACCGATCTGCGCGATTTTCAGTTGATCAACCCGTGCGGGATTACGGATAAGCCGGTGACGAGCCTGGAGCGGGAGGCGACTGCAGAATTGCCCGGGCTGGACGTTGTTGCGCAGGAGGCTGCGCGGCAGTTCGGGATCGTGTTCCGGCAGGAGATGGTGGAGGTGCGGAGTATCGAGGCGTTGCGGCGGAATGCTGAATCGCGTTCGAAGCAGGAGTTTCCTGCCGAAGACACGCCTCTGCAGGTTCCGGTTGAGGTCGAGCGATTGCGGGGCGATGCTGAACGTCCGGTGCGCGCGTAG
- a CDS encoding ATP-dependent 6-phosphofructokinase, translated as MNITSLGTAQYPSRLKRCVDDRQSVPAGILRGAKAQPGDDILFELAGAREQLFFDPSAARAGIVTCGGLCPGLNDVIRSVFFELRYAYGVQEVLGFRWGYQGLDPERGSAPVVLTHEAVDRIHLQGGTILGTSRGPVDKARAVDNLIRLGVNILFTIGGDGTQRGARDLFLEAQRRAYPLAVVGIPKTIDSDIPFVSRSFGFLTAVQEAARVLDRAHTEVRSVQNGIAVVKLMGRHAGFLTAAATVASQDVNFALIPEVPFNLEGDRGFMSELERRIVARGHAVIAIAEGAGQELLGEPGEARDASGNVKLKDIGQFLVGKIDQHFRGRNVPFVMRYFDPSYIVRSSPANTEDSILCDQFARHAVHAAMAGKTGLVIGYLHDCYIHVPIELLATQQKRLDPSSPIWSAVLSATGQPHRFE; from the coding sequence ATGAACATCACCAGTCTCGGTACAGCTCAATACCCTTCGCGCCTCAAGCGTTGCGTCGACGACCGCCAGTCCGTCCCAGCTGGCATCCTCCGGGGCGCTAAAGCGCAGCCCGGCGATGACATCCTGTTCGAACTGGCCGGCGCGCGCGAGCAGTTGTTCTTCGACCCCTCGGCGGCGCGTGCCGGCATTGTCACCTGCGGCGGTTTGTGCCCCGGACTGAACGACGTCATCCGCTCCGTCTTTTTCGAATTGCGTTACGCCTATGGCGTGCAGGAAGTCCTGGGCTTTCGCTGGGGATATCAAGGCCTCGACCCCGAACGTGGCTCCGCTCCCGTCGTCCTGACGCACGAAGCAGTCGACCGGATCCACCTGCAGGGTGGCACCATCCTTGGAACCTCGCGAGGGCCCGTCGACAAGGCGCGCGCTGTCGACAATCTCATCCGCCTCGGCGTCAACATCCTCTTCACCATCGGCGGCGATGGCACGCAACGCGGTGCCCGCGACCTGTTCCTAGAGGCGCAACGCCGCGCCTATCCGCTCGCCGTGGTGGGCATCCCAAAAACCATCGACAGCGACATTCCCTTCGTCTCGCGCTCGTTCGGATTTCTGACCGCCGTGCAGGAGGCGGCCAGGGTCCTCGATCGTGCGCACACTGAAGTTCGCAGCGTCCAGAACGGCATCGCCGTGGTCAAGCTGATGGGGCGGCACGCGGGATTCCTCACCGCTGCCGCCACAGTAGCCAGCCAGGATGTCAATTTCGCCCTCATCCCGGAAGTGCCGTTCAACCTCGAAGGAGATCGCGGATTCATGTCTGAACTGGAGCGGCGCATCGTCGCCCGCGGCCACGCCGTCATTGCCATTGCCGAAGGCGCCGGTCAGGAACTGCTTGGAGAGCCAGGAGAAGCTCGCGACGCTTCAGGAAACGTGAAGCTCAAGGACATCGGCCAGTTTCTCGTCGGCAAGATCGATCAACATTTCCGCGGGCGCAACGTTCCTTTCGTCATGCGCTATTTCGATCCCAGCTACATCGTGCGCAGCAGCCCGGCGAACACCGAAGACTCAATCCTCTGCGACCAGTTCGCGCGCCACGCGGTCCATGCTGCCATGGCCGGCAAAACCGGGTTGGTCATTGGATATCTTCACGACTGCTACATCCACGTGCCTATCGAGCTTCTCGCCACCCAGCAAAAACGGCTCGATCCCAGCAGCCCGATCTGGAGCGCAGTCCTCTCCGCCACAGGCCAGCCCCACCGGTTCGAATAG